From one Enterobacter kobei genomic stretch:
- a CDS encoding PTS mannitol transporter subunit IICBA: MSSDIKIKVQSFGRFLSNMVMPNIGAFIAWGIITALFIPTGWLPNETLAKLVGPMITYLLPLLIGYTGGRLVGGERGGVVGAITTMGVIVGADMPMFLGAMIAGPLGGLCIKKFDAAVDGKIKSGFEMLVNNFSAGIIGMILAILAFLGIGPAVEVLSKALAAGVNFMVIHDMLPLASIFVEPAKILFLNNAINHGIFSPLGIQQSHDLGKSIFFLIEANPGPGMGVLLAYMFFGRGSAKQSAGGAAIIHFLGGIHEIYFPYVLMNPRLLIAVILGGMTGVFTLSVLGGGLVSPASPGSILAVLAMTPKGAYFANLAAIFAALAVSFVISAILLKTSKVKEEDDIEAATRRMQDMKAESKGASPLTAGDVSNDLSHVRKIIVACDAGMGSSAMGAGVLRKKVQDAGLTNISVTNSAINNLPPDVDLVITHRDLTERAMRQVPQAQHISLTNFLDSGLYTSLTERLVVAQRHLQNEEKVRTSLQDSFDESNSHLFRLGAENIFLGRTASTKEEAIIFAGEQLVKGGYVEPEYVQAMLDREKLTPTYLGESIAVPHGTVEAKDRVLKTGVVFCQYPEGVRFGDDADDIARLVIGIAARNNEHIQVITSLTNALDDESVIERLTHTQSVEEVLALLNK; encoded by the coding sequence ATGTCATCCGATATCAAGATCAAAGTGCAAAGCTTTGGTCGATTCCTTAGCAATATGGTGATGCCCAACATCGGCGCGTTTATCGCCTGGGGTATTATCACCGCGCTGTTTATTCCAACTGGATGGTTACCTAACGAAACGCTGGCGAAACTTGTCGGCCCGATGATTACTTATCTGCTGCCGCTGCTGATCGGTTATACCGGTGGGCGTCTGGTTGGCGGCGAGCGTGGCGGCGTGGTCGGTGCCATTACCACCATGGGCGTTATCGTTGGTGCAGATATGCCGATGTTCCTCGGCGCAATGATTGCCGGCCCGCTGGGCGGTCTGTGCATCAAGAAATTTGATGCCGCGGTAGACGGTAAGATCAAATCTGGTTTCGAAATGCTGGTGAATAACTTCTCCGCTGGCATCATCGGTATGATCCTCGCCATTCTGGCCTTCCTCGGCATTGGCCCGGCGGTTGAAGTGCTGTCTAAAGCACTGGCTGCGGGCGTTAACTTCATGGTTATCCATGACATGCTGCCGCTGGCGTCCATCTTTGTTGAACCGGCGAAAATCCTGTTCCTCAACAACGCCATCAACCACGGTATCTTCTCGCCGCTGGGTATTCAGCAGTCTCACGATCTCGGCAAGTCCATCTTCTTCCTGATTGAAGCAAACCCAGGTCCGGGTATGGGTGTACTGCTGGCGTATATGTTCTTCGGTCGCGGCAGCGCTAAACAGTCTGCAGGCGGCGCGGCAATCATCCACTTCCTGGGTGGTATCCACGAAATTTACTTCCCGTATGTCCTGATGAATCCGCGTCTGCTGATCGCGGTGATCCTCGGCGGTATGACTGGCGTGTTTACGCTGAGCGTGCTGGGCGGTGGTCTGGTATCTCCGGCGTCTCCGGGTTCTATCCTGGCGGTACTGGCGATGACCCCGAAAGGTGCCTATTTTGCTAACCTCGCCGCGATTTTCGCTGCACTGGCCGTTTCTTTCGTGATCTCTGCCATTCTGCTGAAAACCAGCAAAGTGAAAGAAGAAGACGATATTGAAGCTGCGACCCGTCGTATGCAGGACATGAAAGCCGAGTCCAAAGGTGCCTCTCCGCTGACGGCGGGCGATGTGTCCAACGACCTGAGCCATGTGCGTAAAATCATCGTTGCCTGTGATGCCGGTATGGGTTCCAGCGCCATGGGTGCAGGCGTGCTGCGTAAGAAAGTGCAGGATGCGGGGCTGACCAACATCTCCGTGACCAACAGCGCGATCAACAACCTGCCTCCGGATGTAGACCTGGTGATCACTCACCGCGACCTCACTGAGCGCGCGATGCGTCAGGTACCGCAGGCACAGCATATTTCGCTGACCAACTTCCTCGACAGCGGCCTGTATACCAGCCTGACGGAGCGTCTGGTTGTCGCGCAGCGCCATCTGCAGAATGAAGAAAAAGTCCGCACCAGCCTGCAGGACAGCTTCGACGAAAGTAACAGCCACCTGTTCCGTCTGGGCGCAGAAAACATCTTCCTGGGCCGCACGGCGAGCACCAAAGAAGAAGCCATTATTTTTGCCGGTGAGCAACTGGTAAAAGGCGGCTACGTTGAGCCGGAATATGTGCAGGCGATGCTGGATCGTGAAAAACTGACCCCGACCTATCTGGGTGAGTCTATCGCGGTGCCGCACGGTACGGTTGAAGCGAAAGACCGTGTTCTGAAGACCGGCGTGGTATTCTGCCAGTATCCGGAAGGCGTGCGTTTCGGTGATGATGCCGACGACATTGCCCGTCTGGTTATCGGTATCGCCGCCCGTAATAACGAGCACATCCAGGTGATCACCAGCCTGACCAATGCACTGGACGATGAATCTGTGATTGAGCGCCTGACGCACACGCAGAGCGTTGAAGAAGTGCTGGCTCTGCTGAACAAGTAA
- a CDS encoding glutathione S-transferase, protein MKLIGSYTSPFVRKISVILLEKGITFEFVNELPYNAENGVSQFNPLGKVPALVTDDGETWFDSPIIAEYLEQLGMAPALLPTDAKAALRLRQLEALADGIMDAALTSVREQARPAAQQSESELVRQREKISRALDALEQYAANGVLQSQSLDLANIAVACAIGYLNFRRVSPGWCVERPQLVKLVETLFQRESFARTEPPKA, encoded by the coding sequence ATGAAACTGATCGGCAGTTACACCAGCCCCTTCGTGCGGAAGATTTCCGTGATTTTGCTGGAAAAAGGCATCACCTTCGAATTCGTCAATGAGCTGCCCTATAACGCAGAGAATGGCGTTTCACAATTCAACCCGCTCGGCAAAGTGCCCGCGCTGGTCACTGACGACGGCGAAACCTGGTTTGATTCGCCGATCATTGCGGAATATCTGGAACAGCTGGGTATGGCTCCCGCGCTGCTGCCCACCGATGCGAAAGCCGCATTACGACTGCGGCAGCTGGAAGCGCTGGCGGACGGCATCATGGATGCGGCGCTGACTTCCGTGCGCGAGCAGGCCCGTCCGGCAGCACAGCAGTCGGAAAGTGAACTGGTGCGCCAGCGGGAAAAAATCAGCCGCGCGCTGGATGCCCTGGAACAATACGCCGCCAACGGCGTGTTGCAGTCGCAGTCCCTCGATCTGGCGAACATCGCCGTCGCCTGCGCAATCGGCTATCTGAACTTCCGCCGTGTCTCGCCGGGCTGGTGCGTGGAGCGCCCGCAGCTGGTGAAGCTGGTGGAAACCCTCTTCCAGCGCGAAAGCTTTGCCCGCACCGAACCGCCAAAGGCTTGA
- the selA gene encoding L-seryl-tRNA(Sec) selenium transferase yields the protein MTPENRSLFSQIPATDRLLRDDAFRPLVATFGHTRVVEALRHLQDEARAAIHVSQTLPAWSADWAGATRQHLHHQQQSAIRPVINLTGTVLHTNLGRALQAEAAIEAVAQAMRSPVSLEYDLDGAGRGHRDSALAAMLCRLTGAEDACIVNNNAAAVLLMLAATASGQEVVVSRGELVEIGGAFRIPDVMRQAGCVLHEVGTTNRTHAKDYRQAINDNTALLMKVHTSNYQIEGFTKAVDEAELVAIGNERDVPVVVDLGSGSLVDLSQYGLPKEPMPQALIAAGVSLVSFSGDKLLGGPQAGIIVGKKALIARLQQHPLKRALRADKMTLAALEATLRLYLHPEKLTQDLPTLRLLTRDTAAIRALAEKLQPGLAAHFPDFHVQVEACLSQIGSGSLPVDRLPSVALTFTPRDGRGSRLETLAAQWRTRDVPVIGRITDGRLWLDLRCLEDETRFLEMLLK from the coding sequence ATGACCCCTGAAAATCGTTCCCTGTTCAGCCAGATCCCGGCAACCGACCGTTTATTGCGTGATGACGCTTTCCGCCCGCTAGTAGCGACTTTTGGCCATACGCGGGTAGTGGAGGCGTTGCGCCACTTGCAGGACGAAGCCCGCGCCGCCATCCATGTCAGCCAGACGCTGCCAGCGTGGAGCGCTGACTGGGCCGGAGCGACGCGCCAGCACCTCCACCATCAGCAGCAAAGCGCCATCCGTCCGGTGATCAACCTGACCGGCACGGTACTGCACACTAATCTCGGACGGGCATTGCAGGCGGAAGCGGCGATAGAGGCGGTAGCACAGGCAATGCGCTCCCCGGTGTCGCTGGAGTACGATCTGGACGGTGCAGGGCGCGGGCATCGCGACAGCGCGCTGGCCGCCATGCTGTGTCGTCTGACGGGCGCGGAAGACGCCTGTATCGTTAATAACAACGCGGCGGCGGTGCTGCTCATGCTGGCGGCCACGGCGAGCGGCCAGGAAGTGGTGGTATCGCGCGGCGAACTGGTGGAGATTGGCGGCGCGTTCCGCATTCCGGATGTCATGCGCCAGGCAGGCTGCGTGCTGCATGAAGTCGGTACGACCAATCGCACCCATGCCAAAGACTATCGCCAGGCCATCAACGACAACACTGCGCTGCTGATGAAAGTGCATACCAGTAATTATCAGATTGAAGGCTTTACGAAGGCCGTGGACGAAGCGGAACTGGTAGCCATCGGCAACGAGCGGGACGTACCGGTAGTCGTGGATTTGGGCAGCGGCTCGCTGGTGGATCTCAGCCAGTACGGGCTGCCGAAAGAGCCCATGCCACAGGCGCTGATCGCTGCGGGCGTCAGCCTGGTCAGCTTCTCCGGCGATAAACTGCTCGGCGGCCCGCAGGCCGGGATCATCGTCGGCAAAAAAGCGCTCATTGCACGTCTGCAACAGCATCCGTTAAAACGTGCGCTGCGGGCGGATAAAATGACGCTTGCCGCGCTGGAGGCCACGCTGCGCCTCTATCTGCATCCGGAAAAACTCACGCAGGATCTGCCGACGCTGCGTCTGCTAACCCGCGATACCGCGGCGATCCGCGCCCTGGCGGAAAAACTCCAGCCTGGCCTTGCCGCGCATTTTCCTGACTTCCACGTGCAGGTAGAAGCCTGTCTGTCGCAGATAGGCAGCGGCTCGCTGCCGGTGGATCGGCTGCCGAGCGTGGCCCTGACCTTCACCCCGAGAGACGGGCGCGGCAGCCGACTGGAAACGCTGGCGGCGCAATGGCGCACGCGCGACGTGCCGGTGATTGGTCGCATCACCGATGGCCGCCTGTGGCTGGATTTACGTTGTCTTGAGGACGAAACCCGTTTTCTGGAGATGTTACTGAAATGA
- the selB gene encoding selenocysteine-specific translation elongation factor, whose translation MIIATAGHVDHGKTTLLEAITGVNADRLPEEKKRGMTIDLGYAYWPQADGRVPGFIDVPGHEKFLANMLAGVGGIDHALLVVACDDGVMAQTREHLAILQLTGQPTLTVALTKADRVDEARIAAVQDEVRATLREYGFIDAALFITAATAQRGIDELREHLLHLPEREHVQHQRFRLAIDRAFTVKGAGLVVTGTALSGDVRTGDTLWLTGINKPMRVRGLHAQNQPVDHAMAGQRIALNITGDAEKEALNRGDWLLSEAPSEPSSRVIVALQSHTPLTQWQPLHIHHAASHITGRVSLLTDDLAELVLDSPLWLADNDRLVLRDISARTTLAGARVVMLDPPRRGKRKTAYLDWLATLAAAGDDASALAAHLTRGAVSLSRFGWARQLSRSGLDALTRHDGLIQSGDSVLSAAVAAGWQRKLLDTLATYHEQHKDEPGPGRERLRRMALPMEDDALVLTLIERMRESGDIASHHGWLHLPEHKAGFTEEQAAIWQRAAPLFADEPWWVRDLARETGTDEQLMRSVLRQAAQQGLITAIVKDRYYRNDRIVAFASMIRELDQARGSTCAADFRDRLNVGRKLAIQILEYFDRIGFTRRRGNDHLLRDAQLFPENH comes from the coding sequence ATGATTATTGCCACCGCCGGACATGTGGATCACGGCAAAACGACGCTGCTGGAAGCGATCACCGGCGTAAATGCCGACCGCCTGCCGGAAGAGAAAAAGCGCGGCATGACCATCGATCTGGGTTATGCCTACTGGCCGCAGGCCGATGGACGCGTACCGGGATTTATTGATGTGCCGGGCCATGAAAAGTTTCTGGCCAATATGCTGGCAGGCGTCGGCGGTATCGATCACGCCCTGCTGGTGGTGGCCTGTGATGATGGCGTGATGGCCCAGACCCGCGAACATCTGGCGATTTTGCAACTGACCGGTCAGCCAACCCTCACTGTGGCGCTGACCAAAGCCGACCGGGTGGACGAGGCGCGCATTGCCGCCGTCCAGGACGAGGTGCGCGCCACGCTGCGTGAATACGGCTTTATCGACGCGGCGTTATTTATCACCGCCGCGACCGCTCAACGCGGCATCGATGAACTACGCGAGCATCTGCTGCATCTCCCGGAGCGGGAACACGTGCAGCATCAGCGTTTCCGGCTGGCGATTGACCGCGCCTTTACCGTGAAGGGCGCAGGGCTGGTGGTAACCGGCACGGCGCTGTCGGGTGATGTGCGCACCGGCGATACCCTGTGGCTGACCGGCATCAACAAACCCATGCGCGTACGCGGTCTGCATGCGCAAAACCAGCCGGTCGATCATGCGATGGCCGGGCAGCGTATCGCCCTGAATATTACCGGCGATGCCGAAAAAGAGGCGCTTAACCGCGGCGACTGGCTGCTCAGCGAGGCGCCGTCGGAGCCGTCGTCCCGCGTTATCGTGGCGCTGCAAAGCCATACGCCGCTGACGCAGTGGCAGCCCTTACACATTCACCATGCCGCCAGCCATATCACCGGGCGCGTCTCGTTGCTGACCGACGATCTGGCCGAGCTGGTGCTCGACAGTCCGCTGTGGCTGGCGGACAACGATCGGCTGGTGCTGCGTGATATCTCGGCGCGCACCACGCTGGCTGGCGCGCGAGTGGTGATGCTCGATCCACCCCGTCGTGGCAAACGTAAAACGGCGTATCTGGACTGGCTCGCCACGCTTGCCGCCGCCGGTGACGATGCCAGCGCGCTGGCAGCGCACCTGACGCGCGGTGCGGTATCCCTGAGTCGCTTTGGCTGGGCGCGGCAGTTAAGTCGCAGCGGACTGGACGCGTTAACCCGGCATGACGGGCTGATCCAGTCGGGGGACAGCGTACTGAGCGCGGCGGTGGCCGCAGGCTGGCAGCGTAAACTGCTCGATACGCTGGCGACCTATCACGAACAGCATAAAGACGAACCCGGCCCCGGACGCGAGCGTCTGCGACGCATGGCGCTGCCGATGGAAGACGACGCCCTGGTACTGACGTTAATCGAGCGGATGCGTGAAAGCGGCGATATTGCCAGCCATCACGGCTGGCTGCATCTGCCGGAACACAAAGCCGGTTTTACCGAAGAGCAGGCGGCGATCTGGCAGCGTGCGGCACCGCTGTTTGCTGATGAACCCTGGTGGGTACGCGATCTGGCGCGGGAAACGGGCACCGATGAGCAGTTAATGCGGAGTGTATTACGACAGGCGGCGCAGCAAGGGCTGATCACCGCGATCGTAAAAGATCGCTATTACCGCAACGACCGGATCGTCGCCTTTGCCAGTATGATCCGCGAACTGGATCAGGCGCGGGGATCAACCTGTGCGGCAGATTTCCGCGATCGGCTGAACGTTGGGCGTAAGCTGGCGATCCAGATCCTCGAATATTTTGACCGCATCGGCTTTACCCGCCGACGCGGCAACGACCATCTGCTGCGGGATGCACAGCTGTTCCCGGAAAACCACTGA
- a CDS encoding ROK family protein has product MQYFIGFDVGGTHIKHGVIDENGEELTSDEYDTPEDVETFKQKWQAVVEGYQKEHDIAAIGTSFPGYINIRTGVALKAGALDFMDGINLRELFAELSDLPVIVENDANCAALGERWLGAAKEYDNVVCITVGTGIGGGIIFDGELYRGSHFRAGEFGVMPVGNEGECMHEVASARGLMEACRRALALSAEEMPHGKEIFERMDSDVHLREAVNQWAHFLSRGIYSVISMYDPQVVLIGGGLSEQEKVYQLLDRHLETFEMWEFLKAPILPCKLGNQAGRLGAVWLAKQQVKAG; this is encoded by the coding sequence ATGCAGTACTTTATTGGTTTTGACGTGGGTGGAACGCACATCAAGCACGGCGTGATTGATGAGAATGGTGAGGAACTGACCTCGGACGAGTACGACACGCCGGAAGACGTTGAGACGTTTAAGCAGAAATGGCAGGCGGTGGTTGAGGGCTACCAGAAGGAACATGATATCGCCGCCATCGGCACCAGTTTCCCGGGGTACATCAATATCCGTACCGGCGTCGCCCTGAAGGCCGGAGCGCTGGACTTTATGGACGGGATCAATCTGCGGGAGTTGTTCGCAGAACTTAGCGATCTGCCGGTGATTGTGGAAAACGATGCCAACTGTGCTGCCCTCGGCGAGCGCTGGCTGGGCGCGGCGAAAGAGTACGATAATGTGGTCTGTATTACCGTCGGGACGGGTATCGGCGGCGGTATTATTTTTGACGGCGAACTGTATCGCGGCTCGCATTTCCGTGCGGGCGAGTTTGGCGTGATGCCGGTCGGCAACGAGGGCGAATGCATGCATGAAGTGGCTTCTGCCCGGGGTCTGATGGAGGCGTGCCGCCGTGCGCTGGCGCTCTCTGCCGAAGAGATGCCTCATGGCAAAGAGATCTTCGAACGCATGGACAGCGACGTGCATCTGCGGGAAGCCGTTAACCAGTGGGCGCATTTTCTGTCGCGCGGCATTTATAGCGTTATTTCCATGTACGATCCGCAGGTGGTGCTGATTGGCGGTGGGTTAAGCGAGCAGGAAAAGGTCTATCAGCTGCTTGATCGCCATCTGGAAACCTTCGAGATGTGGGAATTTCTGAAAGCGCCTATCCTGCCATGTAAACTGGGTAACCAGGCGGGCAGGCTGGGCGCGGTATGGCTGGCAAAACAGCAGGTTAAAGCCGGGTGA
- the yiaY gene encoding L-threonine dehydrogenase: MTASVFYIPSVNIIGADVLGSAIDTIRERGWRRALIVTDSMLSKLGMAANIQAQLQSRDIFSVVYDGTQPNPTTANVAAGLALLRDNQCDCVISLGGGSPHDCAKGIALVAANGGHISDYEGVDRSAKPQLPMIAINTTAGTASEMTRFCIITDEARHIKMAIVDKHVTPVLSVNDASLMMGMPKSLTAATGMDALTHAIEAYVSVAATPVTDACALKAVTMIAQHLPVAVEEGSNAAAREAMAYAQFLAGMAFNNASLGYVHAMAHQLGGFYDLPHGVCNAVLLPHVQAFNSKVAGARLRDCARAMGVDVSNMNDEQGAAACIDAIRALAKKVNIPAGLRDLNVKEEDIPVLATNALNDACGLTNPVQATHDEIMAIYRAAM; the protein is encoded by the coding sequence ATGACTGCTTCTGTTTTTTATATTCCGTCCGTCAATATTATTGGTGCTGATGTATTAGGCAGCGCGATTGATACCATCCGCGAGCGCGGCTGGCGTCGTGCGCTGATTGTCACCGACAGTATGCTGAGTAAACTGGGGATGGCGGCAAATATTCAGGCGCAGCTGCAATCGCGCGATATTTTTAGCGTGGTTTATGACGGCACTCAGCCTAATCCGACGACGGCGAACGTCGCGGCCGGGCTGGCGTTATTACGGGATAACCAGTGTGACTGCGTGATTTCTCTCGGCGGCGGTTCACCTCACGATTGCGCGAAAGGTATTGCGCTGGTGGCCGCAAACGGCGGTCACATCAGCGATTACGAAGGGGTGGATCGCTCTGCGAAACCACAGCTGCCGATGATCGCCATTAACACTACCGCCGGCACTGCGTCGGAGATGACACGCTTCTGCATCATTACCGACGAGGCGCGCCATATCAAAATGGCGATTGTCGATAAGCATGTCACGCCGGTACTGTCGGTCAATGACGCCTCCCTGATGATGGGGATGCCGAAATCACTGACTGCCGCAACCGGCATGGACGCACTGACGCACGCCATTGAAGCCTATGTTTCTGTGGCGGCAACGCCGGTGACCGATGCCTGTGCACTGAAAGCCGTCACCATGATCGCGCAGCATCTGCCCGTCGCCGTGGAAGAGGGCAGCAATGCCGCCGCGCGCGAAGCCATGGCCTACGCACAGTTTCTGGCAGGTATGGCTTTTAACAACGCTTCGCTGGGGTATGTGCACGCGATGGCGCACCAGTTGGGTGGTTTCTACGATCTGCCGCACGGCGTGTGCAACGCGGTTCTGTTGCCACATGTGCAGGCATTTAACAGCAAAGTGGCTGGCGCACGGTTGCGTGACTGCGCCCGGGCCATGGGCGTGGACGTCAGCAACATGAATGATGAGCAGGGCGCTGCGGCATGCATTGACGCCATCCGCGCGCTGGCGAAGAAAGTGAACATTCCGGCGGGTCTTCGCGACCTGAACGTGAAAGAAGAAGATATTCCGGTGCTCGCCACCAATGCCCTGAATGATGCCTGCGGCCTGACGAACCCCGTCCAGGCAACGCATGACGAGATCATGGCAATCTATCGCGCGGCGATGTAA
- a CDS encoding glycoside hydrolase family 127 protein: protein MNVMETDLHTLKVTDPFLGQYQQLVRDVVIPYQWDALNDRIPDADPSHAIANFRIAAGLQEGEFYGMVFQDSDVAKWLEAVAWSLCQKPDVELEKTADDVITLIAAAQCDDGYLNTWFTVKAPAERWTNLAECHELYTAGHMIEAAVAYFQATGKRTLLDVACRLADHIDRVFGPGVDQLPGYDGHPEIELALMRLFEVTGETRYRDLVAWFVEQRGTQPHFYDTEFEKRGGTWHWPNHGTAWMVKDKAYSQAHAPLSEQDTAIGHAVRFVYLMTGVAHLARLAGDERKRQDCLRLWQNMARRQLYITGGIGSQSRGEAFSHDYDLPNDTVYAESCASIGLMMFARRMLEMEGDSQYADVMERALYNTVLGGMALDGKHFFYVNPLEIQPRSLPFNHVYDHIQPVRQRWFGCACCPPNIARLLTSIGHYIYTPQADTLFINLYIGNQAEIPVGDRTLRLRLSGNFPWQENLTLRIESPEPVEHTLALRLPDWCPEPVIRLNGEPVTGEIRKGYLHLHRHWQEGDTLSLTLPMPVRRVYGNPLVRHQAGKVAVQRGPLVYCLEQADNGEELHNLWLPEDSVFTTLDGKGIFAHKVLIQAEGYKRTAAQADQQPLWHYDASPVSRTPQKLTFIPWFSWANRGEGEMRIWVNGG, encoded by the coding sequence ATGAATGTAATGGAAACCGATCTGCACACGCTTAAGGTCACTGACCCGTTTTTAGGCCAGTATCAGCAACTGGTGCGCGATGTGGTGATCCCTTATCAGTGGGATGCGTTGAACGACCGTATTCCGGATGCCGATCCCAGCCATGCGATTGCGAATTTCCGCATCGCCGCCGGTCTACAGGAGGGAGAATTTTATGGCATGGTTTTTCAGGACAGCGATGTGGCGAAATGGCTGGAAGCCGTCGCCTGGTCACTGTGCCAGAAGCCCGACGTCGAACTGGAAAAGACTGCCGATGACGTCATTACGCTCATCGCCGCCGCACAGTGTGATGACGGTTACCTCAATACCTGGTTCACGGTTAAAGCGCCAGCCGAACGCTGGACGAATCTTGCGGAGTGCCATGAGCTGTACACCGCCGGACATATGATCGAAGCGGCGGTGGCTTATTTCCAGGCTACCGGAAAACGTACTCTGCTCGACGTGGCCTGCCGCCTTGCCGATCACATTGATCGCGTCTTTGGCCCGGGCGTGGATCAACTGCCGGGCTATGATGGCCATCCGGAAATAGAACTGGCCCTGATGCGCTTGTTTGAAGTGACCGGCGAAACGCGTTATCGCGATCTCGTGGCCTGGTTCGTGGAACAGCGCGGCACCCAACCGCATTTCTATGATACTGAGTTTGAAAAGCGTGGCGGCACCTGGCACTGGCCGAATCATGGCACCGCGTGGATGGTGAAAGATAAAGCCTACAGTCAGGCGCATGCACCGCTTTCAGAACAGGACACCGCCATCGGTCATGCCGTACGTTTTGTCTATCTGATGACCGGAGTGGCGCATCTGGCGCGTCTGGCGGGAGATGAGCGCAAACGTCAGGATTGTCTGCGTTTATGGCAAAACATGGCACGCCGTCAGCTCTATATTACCGGCGGTATCGGATCACAGAGCCGGGGCGAGGCGTTCAGCCACGATTACGATCTGCCGAACGATACGGTTTACGCCGAGAGCTGCGCCTCCATCGGCCTGATGATGTTTGCCCGACGAATGCTGGAAATGGAAGGTGACAGCCAGTATGCCGATGTTATGGAACGCGCGCTGTATAACACCGTGCTCGGCGGGATGGCTCTGGACGGAAAGCACTTCTTTTACGTTAATCCCCTGGAAATACAGCCCCGTTCGCTGCCATTTAATCATGTTTACGATCATATCCAGCCGGTGCGTCAGCGGTGGTTTGGCTGCGCCTGCTGTCCGCCTAATATCGCCCGCCTGCTGACCTCAATCGGCCATTACATCTACACCCCGCAAGCGGATACCCTGTTTATCAACCTTTACATTGGCAACCAGGCAGAAATTCCGGTTGGGGATCGGACGCTGCGCTTACGCCTTAGCGGTAATTTTCCCTGGCAGGAAAATCTTACCCTGCGTATCGAGTCGCCGGAGCCGGTGGAACATACTCTGGCTTTGCGCCTGCCCGACTGGTGCCCTGAACCTGTCATTAGGCTAAATGGTGAACCGGTCACCGGTGAGATCCGCAAAGGTTATCTGCATCTTCATCGTCACTGGCAGGAAGGCGATACGCTTTCCCTCACGTTGCCAATGCCCGTGCGTCGGGTGTATGGCAACCCGCTGGTGCGCCATCAGGCTGGTAAAGTCGCCGTACAGCGCGGACCGCTGGTCTATTGTCTTGAACAGGCCGATAACGGCGAAGAGTTACATAACCTCTGGCTGCCAGAAGACAGTGTCTTTACCACGCTGGACGGTAAAGGGATTTTTGCGCATAAAGTGCTGATTCAGGCGGAGGGCTATAAACGTACCGCCGCACAGGCCGACCAGCAGCCACTGTGGCATTACGATGCCTCCCCCGTCAGCCGTACCCCTCAGAAGCTGACATTTATTCCATGGTTCAGCTGGGCTAACCGTGGCGAAGGGGAAATGCGTATCTGGGTGAATGGAGGGTAA